A single region of the Larus michahellis chromosome W, bLarMic1.1, whole genome shotgun sequence genome encodes:
- the LOC141735559 gene encoding transmembrane protein 8B-like isoform X3, translated as MGSVLSLLGRQREGGNLCVPVGADLLGQSWSHEEWPFITDGLFVTDYFTCTPRKLSPFRSFASIELFHFHIPEDTVIAVWNLITFKEQGGTFGDQCPDHSITVYFRSGAPSVINPLHTHFPRDTAVPGSFTLTLTWTLPNRTTEVFNVTSPLPGDWFLAAHLPKDEGKISVKGLYEECQYLFQPQLIVQRMVNIAVLYPGYFTKQSMAPHNHSCLYKVFVPSYTSRVLVEVLQCRGAEGCPLWLRVRAKAPPMHNSTALDCQEHAPCQLVLDLPFWQHWYYVLVEKHPGVPGTVSFQVTVQLTDCSRPSLARPPFLPSSTSMNMPHSFGSVGELVLGDSPLPTSPNGTKHPVPIPTISPASELCWPVRPTLRNELDTFSVHFYIFFGPNVSVPPDRPAVFVINLLPVLDSGGVLNLELRLNVSSLCGENATVFGCLNHEVPLMSSDNASVTCEAESLAGFLLSVNATASLSRLRIPYPQTGSWYLSLRLLCATEHGFEPCTNVTAEVYLRAYLSPCINDCGIYGQCKLLRTNNYLYAVCECKAGWNGWGCTDNAEAFSYGFQLLSTLLLCLSNVMFVPPVAIAIRSHCLLEAAIYIFTMFFSTFYHACDQPGIVVFCIMEYDVLQFCDFLGSLMSVWVTVIAMARLQPVVKQVLYLLGAMLLSMALQMDRHGLWNLLGPSLFALGIMAIAWTARTIRRRHCYPPTWKRWAFYLCPGVLIAAAAVLLYAFVETKENYFYIHSIWHLLIASSVGFLLPPRAKPNGRLGPLPRRKGCRYQLCINEQEELGLVDTAMASINSICTS; from the exons ATGGGCTCTGTGCTGAGCCTCCTCGgcaggcagagagaagggggaaatCTGTGTGTCCCTGTGGGAGCTGACCTgttggggcagagctggagccatGAGGAATGGCCCTTTATTACAG ATGGGCTCTTCGTGACTGACTATTTCACCTGCACACCACGCAAGCTCAGCCCCTTCCGCTCCTTTGCCAGCATTGAGCTCTTCCACTTCCACATCCCTGAGGATACAGTCATCGCTGTCTGGAACCTCATCACCTTCAAGGAGCAGGGTGGCACCTTTGGGGACCAATGCCCAGACCATAGCATCACCGT GTATTTCCGCTCAGGAGCTCCCTCCGTCATTAACCCGCTGCACACGCACTTCCCCAGGGACACAGCTGTCCCTGGCTCCTTCACACTGACCCTCACCTGGACCCTGCCCAACCGCACCACAGAGGTGTTCAATGTCACCAGCCCGCTGCCTGGGGACTGGTTCCTGGCTGCCCACCTGCCCAAAGATGAGGGCAAGATCTCTGTCAAG GGGCTCTACGAGGAGTGCCAGTATCTCTTCCAGCCACAGCTCATCGTGCAGCGCATGGTGAACATTGCCGTGCTGTACCCTGGTTACTTCACCAAGCAGAGCATGGCCCCCCACAACCACTCCTGCCTCTACAA ggtgttCGTGCCCAGCTACACATCACGTGTGCTGGTGGAGGTACTGCAGTGCCGCGGGGCTGAGGGTTGCCCACTCTGGCTGCGCGTGCGGGCCAAAGCTCCCCCCATGCACAACTCCACAGCGCTGGACTGCCAGGAGCACGCTCCCTGCCAGCTGGTACTGGACCTGCCCTTCTGGCAGCACTGGTACTACGTGCTGGTGGAGAAACACCCTGGGGTGCCAGGCACTGTCTCCTTCCAGGTCACCGTGCAGCTCACAG acTGCTCCCGACCCAGCCTGGCCCGTCCACCCTTcctgccctccagcacctccatgaaCATGCCCCACTCCTTCGGCTCTGTGGGTGAGCTGGTGCTGGGAGACAGCCCTCTGCCCACCAGTCCCAATGGCACGAAGCAcccggtccccatccccaccatctcGCCTGCCAGTGAGCTGTGCTGGCCAGTCCGCCCCACACTACGCAATGAGCTGGACACCTTTTCCGTCCACTTCTACATCTTCTTTGGGCCCAACGTGTCAGTGCCACCTGACCGCCCCGCTGTCTTCGTCATCAACCTCCTACCGGTGCTGGATAGTGGTGGAGTGCTCAACCTGGAGCTGCGGCTAAATGTG AGCTCCCTGTGTGGCGAGAATGCAACAGTGTTTGGGTGTCTGAACCATGAAGTCCCGCTGATGTCCAGTGACAATGCATCGGTCACCTGTGAGGCGG agTCCCTGGCAGGCTTCCTGCTCTCTGTCAATGCCACGGCCAGCCTCAGCCGCCTGCGGATTCCCTACCCCCAGACGGGCAGCTGGTACCTGAGCCTGCGCTTGCTCTGTGCCACAGAGCATGG GTTCGAGCCTTGCACCAATGTGACGGCTGAGGTGTACCTGCGTGCCTACCTCTCGCCCTGCATCAATGACTGTGGCATCTATGGCCAGTGCAAGCTGCTGCGCACCAACAACTACCTGTATGCTGTCTGCGAGTGCAAAGCTG GCTGGAATGGCTGGGGCTGCACGGACAATGCCGAGGCTTTCTCttatggcttccagctcctctccaCGCTGCTGCTGTGCCTCAGCAATGTCATGTTTGTGCCTCCTGTGGCCATTGCCATCCGCAGCCACTGCCTCCTAGAAGCTGCCATCTACATCTTCACCATGTTCTTCTCCACT ttttACCACGCCTGTGACCAGCCTGGCATCGTAGTGTTCTGCATCATGGAGTACGATGTGCTGCAGTTCTGCGACTTCCTGGGCTCCCTTATGTCTGTCTGGGTCACCGTCATCGCCATGGCCCGGCTCCAGCCTGTGGTCAAGCAG GTGCTGTACCTGCTGGGGGCCATGCTGCTCTCCATGGCTCTGCAGATGGACCGCCACGGGCTCTGGAACCTGCTGGGGCCCAGCCTCTTTGCCTTAGGGATCATGGCCATCGCCTGG ACAGCTCGCACCATCCGGCGCCGCCACTGCTACCCGCCGACCTGGAAGCGCTGGGCTTTCTACCTGTGCCCGGGAGTGCTGATTGCAGCAGCCGCTGTGCTGCTCTATGCCTTTGTGGAGACAAAGGAGAACTACTTCTACATCCACAGCATCTGGCACCTGCTCATCGCCAGCAGCGTTGGCTTCCTGCTGCCGCCCCGTGCCAAACCCAATGGGCGCCTGGGACCCCTGCCCCGGCGCAAGGGCTGCAGGTACCAGCTCTGCATCAatgaacaggaggagctggggcttgTCGACACAGCGATGGCCTCCATCAACAGCATTTGTACCAGCTGA
- the LOC141735559 gene encoding transmembrane protein 8B-like isoform X10, producing the protein MVNIAVLYPGYFTKQSMAPHNHSCLYKVFVPSYTSRVLVEVLQCRGAEGCPLWLRVRAKAPPMHNSTALDCQEHAPCQLVLDLPFWQHWYYVLVEKHPGVPGTVSFQVTVQLTDCSRPSLARPPFLPSSTSMNMPHSFGSVGELVLGDSPLPTSPNGTKHPVPIPTISPASELCWPVRPTLRNELDTFSVHFYIFFGPNVSVPPDRPAVFVINLLPVLDSGGVLNLELRLNVSSLCGENATVFGCLNHEVPLMSSDNASVTCEAESLAGFLLSVNATASLSRLRIPYPQTGSWYLSLRLLCATEHGFEPCTNVTAEVYLRAYLSPCINDCGIYGQCKLLRTNNYLYAVCECKAGWNGWGCTDNAEAFSYGFQLLSTLLLCLSNVMFVPPVAIAIRSHCLLEAAIYIFTMFFSTFYHACDQPGIVVFCIMEYDVLQFCDFLGSLMSVWVTVIAMARLQPVVKQVLYLLGAMLLSMALQMDRHGLWNLLGPSLFALGIMAIAWTARTIRRRHCYPPTWKRWAFYLCPGVLIAAAAVLLYAFVETKENYFYIHSIWHLLIASSVGFLLPPRAKPNGRLGPLPRRKGCRYQLCINEQEELGLVDTAMASINSICTS; encoded by the exons ATGGTGAACATTGCCGTGCTGTACCCTGGTTACTTCACCAAGCAGAGCATGGCCCCCCACAACCACTCCTGCCTCTACAA ggtgttCGTGCCCAGCTACACATCACGTGTGCTGGTGGAGGTACTGCAGTGCCGCGGGGCTGAGGGTTGCCCACTCTGGCTGCGCGTGCGGGCCAAAGCTCCCCCCATGCACAACTCCACAGCGCTGGACTGCCAGGAGCACGCTCCCTGCCAGCTGGTACTGGACCTGCCCTTCTGGCAGCACTGGTACTACGTGCTGGTGGAGAAACACCCTGGGGTGCCAGGCACTGTCTCCTTCCAGGTCACCGTGCAGCTCACAG acTGCTCCCGACCCAGCCTGGCCCGTCCACCCTTcctgccctccagcacctccatgaaCATGCCCCACTCCTTCGGCTCTGTGGGTGAGCTGGTGCTGGGAGACAGCCCTCTGCCCACCAGTCCCAATGGCACGAAGCAcccggtccccatccccaccatctcGCCTGCCAGTGAGCTGTGCTGGCCAGTCCGCCCCACACTACGCAATGAGCTGGACACCTTTTCCGTCCACTTCTACATCTTCTTTGGGCCCAACGTGTCAGTGCCACCTGACCGCCCCGCTGTCTTCGTCATCAACCTCCTACCGGTGCTGGATAGTGGTGGAGTGCTCAACCTGGAGCTGCGGCTAAATGTG AGCTCCCTGTGTGGCGAGAATGCAACAGTGTTTGGGTGTCTGAACCATGAAGTCCCGCTGATGTCCAGTGACAATGCATCGGTCACCTGTGAGGCGG agTCCCTGGCAGGCTTCCTGCTCTCTGTCAATGCCACGGCCAGCCTCAGCCGCCTGCGGATTCCCTACCCCCAGACGGGCAGCTGGTACCTGAGCCTGCGCTTGCTCTGTGCCACAGAGCATGG GTTCGAGCCTTGCACCAATGTGACGGCTGAGGTGTACCTGCGTGCCTACCTCTCGCCCTGCATCAATGACTGTGGCATCTATGGCCAGTGCAAGCTGCTGCGCACCAACAACTACCTGTATGCTGTCTGCGAGTGCAAAGCTG GCTGGAATGGCTGGGGCTGCACGGACAATGCCGAGGCTTTCTCttatggcttccagctcctctccaCGCTGCTGCTGTGCCTCAGCAATGTCATGTTTGTGCCTCCTGTGGCCATTGCCATCCGCAGCCACTGCCTCCTAGAAGCTGCCATCTACATCTTCACCATGTTCTTCTCCACT ttttACCACGCCTGTGACCAGCCTGGCATCGTAGTGTTCTGCATCATGGAGTACGATGTGCTGCAGTTCTGCGACTTCCTGGGCTCCCTTATGTCTGTCTGGGTCACCGTCATCGCCATGGCCCGGCTCCAGCCTGTGGTCAAGCAG GTGCTGTACCTGCTGGGGGCCATGCTGCTCTCCATGGCTCTGCAGATGGACCGCCACGGGCTCTGGAACCTGCTGGGGCCCAGCCTCTTTGCCTTAGGGATCATGGCCATCGCCTGG ACAGCTCGCACCATCCGGCGCCGCCACTGCTACCCGCCGACCTGGAAGCGCTGGGCTTTCTACCTGTGCCCGGGAGTGCTGATTGCAGCAGCCGCTGTGCTGCTCTATGCCTTTGTGGAGACAAAGGAGAACTACTTCTACATCCACAGCATCTGGCACCTGCTCATCGCCAGCAGCGTTGGCTTCCTGCTGCCGCCCCGTGCCAAACCCAATGGGCGCCTGGGACCCCTGCCCCGGCGCAAGGGCTGCAGGTACCAGCTCTGCATCAatgaacaggaggagctggggcttgTCGACACAGCGATGGCCTCCATCAACAGCATTTGTACCAGCTGA